The following are encoded together in the Microbacterium hatanonis genome:
- a CDS encoding adenosine deaminase: protein MSIDQHGDARLEGMSLRGLPKVSLHDHLDGGVRPDTIVELADAAGVDLPVDDGDDLADWFAEKGDSGSLVEYLKTFDLTIGVMQTRENLTRVAREFVEDLAADGVIYGEVRWAPEQHLAGGLSLDDVVDAVQEGIEEGEDAAEAAGRDIRVGQLISGMRQTERVRELAELAVSWRGRGVVGFDIAGPEDGYLPALHRDAFDYLAREFFPTTVHAGEAAGLDSIRSALLDGRALRLGHGVRLASDLNVIERSGEEVMVQFGDLARWVRDREITLELSPSSNLQTGAIEAWGTAIEDHPFDLLYQLGFSVTVNVDNRTMSRTSLTRELSLLVDAFGYDLGDLEAFQLNAAAGAFLPVEEREELIELIAAGFGA, encoded by the coding sequence ATGTCGATCGATCAGCACGGAGACGCCCGCCTCGAGGGGATGTCGCTCCGCGGCCTGCCCAAGGTGTCGTTGCACGACCACCTCGACGGAGGGGTACGCCCCGACACCATCGTCGAGCTCGCCGATGCGGCGGGTGTCGACCTCCCCGTCGACGACGGTGACGACCTCGCCGACTGGTTCGCCGAGAAGGGGGACTCGGGGTCGCTCGTGGAGTACCTCAAGACGTTCGACCTCACGATCGGCGTCATGCAGACGCGCGAGAACCTCACGCGCGTCGCACGGGAGTTCGTCGAGGACCTCGCCGCCGACGGCGTGATCTACGGCGAGGTGCGCTGGGCGCCCGAGCAGCACCTCGCCGGTGGTCTGTCCCTCGACGACGTCGTCGACGCCGTGCAGGAGGGCATCGAAGAGGGTGAGGATGCCGCGGAGGCAGCGGGCCGCGACATCCGCGTCGGTCAGCTGATCTCGGGCATGCGCCAGACCGAGCGCGTGCGCGAGCTCGCCGAGCTGGCCGTGTCGTGGCGAGGACGCGGAGTGGTCGGGTTCGACATCGCCGGTCCCGAAGACGGATACCTCCCGGCGCTGCACCGTGACGCGTTCGACTACCTCGCGCGAGAGTTCTTCCCGACGACGGTGCACGCCGGAGAGGCGGCCGGGCTCGACAGCATCCGTTCCGCCCTGCTCGACGGCCGTGCGCTGCGTCTCGGCCACGGTGTGCGTCTCGCCTCCGACCTCAACGTCATCGAGCGCTCGGGCGAAGAGGTGATGGTGCAGTTCGGCGATCTCGCCCGGTGGGTGCGCGACCGCGAGATCACGCTGGAGCTGTCGCCCTCGTCGAACCTGCAGACCGGTGCGATCGAAGCGTGGGGCACCGCGATCGAGGACCACCCGTTCGATCTGCTCTACCAGCTCGGTTTCTCGGTCACGGTGAACGTCGACAACCGCACGATGAGCCGCACGAGCCTCACGCGCGAGCTCTCGCTGCTCGTCGACGCCTTCGGCTACGACCTCGGCGACCTCGAGGCGTTCCAGCTCAACGCCGCCGCGGGCGCCTTCCTGCCCGTCGAGGAGCGCGAGGAGCTCATCGAGCTCATCGCCGCCGGCTTCGGGGCCTGA
- a CDS encoding thymidine phosphorylase: MSAQSEVHPHDAVDIIRAKRDGQAVPEPALRWMIEHYTKGYVSDAQMSAFAMAVLLNGMSRDEIRVMTDAMIASGERMEFSSLGKPTVDKHSTGGVGDKITLPLAPLVAAFGVAVPQLSGRGLGHTGGTLDKLESIPGWRAALSNDEMLAQLRDVGAVICAAGSGLAPADKKLYALRDVTGTVEAIPLIASSIMSKKIAEGTDALVLDVKFGSGAFMQDIDRARELARTMVALGTDSGVSTTALLTDMNTPLGLAIGNANEVRESVEVLAGGGPADVVELTLALAREMLALAGQPDADVEAALADGRAMDAWRAMIVAQDGDPDAALPTPRETHVVTAERAGIVQRVDALPFGVGAWRLGAGRARAVDPVIHAAGIDLHVKPGDRVTAGQPLFTLSADDEKRFGRALEAVAGAWEIADSAVDVLPLVRERITA, encoded by the coding sequence ATGAGCGCGCAGTCCGAGGTGCATCCGCACGACGCCGTCGACATCATCCGCGCGAAGCGCGACGGCCAGGCCGTGCCCGAGCCGGCGCTGCGCTGGATGATCGAGCACTACACGAAGGGCTACGTCTCCGACGCGCAGATGTCGGCGTTCGCCATGGCGGTGCTCCTGAACGGCATGTCGCGCGACGAGATCCGGGTGATGACCGACGCCATGATCGCCTCGGGCGAGCGCATGGAGTTCTCCTCCCTCGGCAAGCCCACCGTCGACAAGCACTCGACCGGGGGAGTGGGCGACAAGATCACCCTCCCGCTGGCACCGTTGGTCGCCGCGTTCGGCGTCGCCGTGCCGCAGCTGTCGGGTCGCGGACTCGGCCACACCGGCGGCACGCTCGACAAGCTCGAGTCGATCCCTGGCTGGCGTGCGGCCCTGTCGAACGACGAGATGCTCGCGCAGCTCCGCGACGTCGGAGCCGTCATCTGCGCGGCCGGTTCGGGTCTCGCCCCGGCCGACAAGAAGCTCTACGCGTTGCGCGACGTCACGGGGACGGTCGAGGCGATCCCGCTGATCGCGTCGAGCATCATGTCGAAGAAGATCGCCGAGGGCACCGATGCGCTCGTGCTCGATGTGAAGTTCGGCTCCGGCGCCTTCATGCAGGACATCGATCGCGCGCGCGAGCTCGCTCGCACCATGGTCGCGCTGGGCACCGACTCGGGCGTGTCGACCACCGCGCTCCTCACCGACATGAACACGCCCCTGGGCCTCGCGATCGGCAACGCCAACGAGGTGCGCGAATCGGTCGAGGTGCTCGCCGGCGGCGGACCGGCCGACGTCGTCGAGCTCACGCTCGCGCTCGCCCGCGAGATGCTCGCCCTCGCCGGACAGCCGGACGCCGACGTCGAGGCGGCCCTGGCCGACGGCCGCGCCATGGACGCCTGGCGCGCGATGATCGTCGCGCAGGACGGCGATCCGGATGCGGCGCTTCCCACGCCGCGCGAGACGCACGTCGTCACGGCCGAGCGGGCCGGCATCGTGCAGCGCGTCGACGCGCTGCCGTTCGGCGTCGGCGCCTGGCGGCTGGGTGCCGGTCGTGCCCGCGCCGTCGACCCCGTCATCCACGCCGCAGGCATCGACCTGCACGTCAAGCCCGGCGATCGGGTGACGGCTGGTCAACCGCTGTTCACCCTGTCGGCCGATGATGAGAAGCGGTTCGGCCGCGCTCTCGAGGCCGTCGCGGGAGCATGGGAGATCGCCGACTCGGCGGTCGACGTGCTGCCACTGGTCCGTGAGCGCATCACGGCCTGA
- a CDS encoding cytidine deaminase produces MTDIDWDELRTVATEAMHHAYAPYSRFKVGAAALVSDGRIVSGCNVENASYGVTLCAECGLVSELHRSGGGQLVAFVCVDGDGRTLMPCGRCRQLLFEHAIPGMLLETVSGIRTIDEVLPDAFGPRDLEEAAR; encoded by the coding sequence ATGACCGACATCGACTGGGACGAGCTGCGCACCGTGGCCACCGAGGCCATGCACCACGCGTACGCACCGTACTCCCGCTTCAAGGTGGGGGCTGCGGCCCTCGTCAGCGACGGGCGCATCGTGTCGGGGTGCAACGTCGAGAACGCCTCCTACGGCGTGACCCTGTGCGCCGAGTGCGGGCTCGTGAGCGAGCTGCACCGCTCTGGCGGCGGCCAGCTGGTGGCGTTCGTGTGCGTCGACGGCGACGGCCGCACGCTCATGCCGTGCGGCCGGTGCCGGCAGCTGCTCTTCGAGCACGCCATCCCGGGCATGCTTCTCGAGACCGTGTCGGGGATCCGCACGATCGACGAGGTGCTGCCCGACGCCTTCGGCCCGCGCGACCTCGAGGAGGCGGCCCGATGA
- a CDS encoding ABC transporter permease encodes MSAATVKDNVPVDLGLEMSRQRSWKGSITFGVATILLLLLALPAGRTGVSTYRLADRASSWTAPDILVPTWPTVLVCAILLALATAYSVWSTLRYRRPGLWLAILVALVGVFGFLTWSAADGLVPVTGLLFGAISLSVPLVFGALGGVIGERVGVVNVAIEAQFLLAAFTSALVGTITGSYVLGLVAAIFAGALVGAVLGLFAIRYLVDQVIVGVVLNVLITGLTSFLHGAIMVPNGATLNSPPRFPRWAIPGLSEIPVLGPVLFNQTLIVYLMYIAVPAVAWGLYKTRWGLRLRAVGEHPQAADTVGIKVNPTRFWNLLLAGGIAGIGGAYFTLGAVGSFDKEMTNGLGFIALAAVIFGGWDPVRATLAALLFGFATNLQTLLGNLGSPIPGDFLAMLPYLVTIFAVVGLAGRVRGPAAAGKPYIKG; translated from the coding sequence ATGAGCGCCGCCACGGTCAAGGACAACGTCCCCGTCGACCTCGGACTCGAGATGTCGCGCCAGCGCAGCTGGAAGGGGTCGATCACGTTCGGCGTGGCGACGATCCTCCTGCTGCTGCTCGCCCTTCCCGCCGGACGCACGGGCGTCAGCACGTACCGCCTCGCCGACCGAGCGTCGTCGTGGACCGCACCCGACATCCTCGTGCCCACCTGGCCGACGGTGCTGGTGTGCGCGATCCTCCTCGCCCTCGCCACCGCGTACTCGGTCTGGTCGACGCTGCGCTACCGACGCCCGGGGCTGTGGCTCGCCATCCTCGTCGCGCTGGTCGGCGTGTTCGGATTCCTCACCTGGTCGGCGGCGGACGGCCTCGTCCCCGTCACCGGTCTGCTCTTCGGTGCGATCTCGCTGTCCGTGCCGCTGGTCTTCGGAGCGCTCGGCGGCGTCATCGGCGAGCGGGTGGGCGTGGTCAACGTCGCGATCGAGGCCCAGTTCCTCCTCGCGGCCTTCACGAGCGCGCTGGTCGGCACGATCACGGGCAGCTACGTGCTCGGCCTCGTCGCGGCCATCTTCGCCGGAGCCCTCGTCGGAGCCGTCCTCGGTCTCTTCGCCATCCGCTATCTCGTCGACCAGGTGATCGTCGGCGTCGTGCTCAACGTGCTCATCACGGGTCTCACGAGCTTCCTGCACGGAGCGATCATGGTGCCCAACGGCGCCACCCTCAACAGCCCCCCGCGCTTCCCGCGCTGGGCCATCCCCGGCCTCAGCGAGATCCCGGTGCTCGGGCCCGTGCTGTTCAACCAGACGCTCATCGTCTACCTCATGTACATCGCGGTTCCCGCGGTGGCGTGGGGGCTCTACAAGACGCGCTGGGGTCTGCGCCTTCGCGCCGTCGGCGAGCACCCGCAGGCCGCCGACACCGTCGGCATCAAGGTCAACCCGACCCGCTTCTGGAACCTGCTGCTCGCCGGCGGCATCGCGGGCATCGGCGGTGCGTACTTCACCCTCGGCGCCGTCGGCAGCTTCGACAAGGAGATGACCAACGGCCTCGGCTTCATCGCCCTCGCCGCGGTGATCTTCGGCGGGTGGGACCCGGTGCGCGCCACGCTGGCGGCGCTCCTGTTCGGGTTCGCCACCAACCTCCAGACCCTGCTCGGCAACCTCGGGTCGCCGATCCCCGGAGACTTCCTGGCGATGCTGCCCTACCTGGTGACCATCTTCGCGGTGGTGGGCCTGGCGGGCCGCGTCCGGGGACCTGCGGCCGCGGGCAAGCCGTACATCAAGGGCTGA